The proteins below come from a single Microtus ochrogaster isolate Prairie Vole_2 chromosome 8, MicOch1.0, whole genome shotgun sequence genomic window:
- the Rin1 gene encoding ras and Rab interactor 1, with amino-acid sequence MCTPVPWGLDSLPESQEKLKELPAMEDPGEAGAHPLGAANLNFVPRHQQKEKTSPDPLYDTPDASRAQAGRSQQPARTVSLRERLLITRPVWLQLRANAAAALHVLRTEPPGTFLVRKSNTRQCQALCVRLPEASGPSFVSSHYIQESPGGVSLEGSELTFQDLIQLICAYCHTRDILLLPLRLPRAIHQAATHKELEAISHLGMEFWSSSLNTKVQQRSSETPPIPRLKARSPQELDQGTGAALCFFNPLFPGDLGPTKREKFKRSFKVRVSTETSSPLSPPAVPPPPVPVLPGTTSSQTERLPSRQLLQRESSVGYRVPGSASGPSLPPLPSLQEVDCCSPSSSEEEGSPGSPTTSPRLGRPRQRRPLLRSMSSAFCSLLAPERQVGRAATMLTQNRYTAVGQLVQDLLTQVRAGPEPRELQGIRQALSRARAMLSAELGPEKLLPPERLELVLEKSLHRSVLKPLRPILAARLRRRLSTDGSLGRLAEGFQLARTQGLGAFGSHLHFSSPVETEQVRQKLLQLLRTYSPSAQIKRLLQACKLLYTALKTQAGEDAGADEFLPLLSLVLAQCDLPDLLVEAEYMSELLEPTLLTGEGGYYLTSLSASLALLSGLSQARALPLSPAQELQRSLALWEQRRLPATHSFQHLLRVAYQDPSTGCTSKTLAVPPGSSIATLSQLCATKFRVTHPDAFGLFLYKDQGYHRLPPEALAHRLPATGYLVYRRAERPETQGATTEKAKATSRRPEAGAWEEEKGGLNSEGESETTVDQGGEDQVQGGHGQPEEPKAEGSQAAEE; translated from the exons ATGTGCACGCCTGTGCCTTGGGGGTTGGATTCTCTTCCTGAGTCCCAGGAgaagctgaaggagctcccaGCCATGGAAGACCCTGGGGAGGCAGGAGCACACCCTCTGGGAGCTGCCAACCTGAACTTTGTTCCCAGgcaccaacagaaagaaaa GACATCTCCAGACCCACTGTATGACACGCCCGACGCCAGcagggcacaggcaggcaggtcCCAACAACCAGCACGCACTGTGAGCCTGCGGGAGCGGCTGCTGATCACCCGACCTGTGTGGTTACAGTTGCGGGCCAACGCGGCAGCTGCGCTGCACGTGCTGCGGACAGAACCTCCAGGG ACCTTCCTGGTACGGAAATCTAACACTCGCCAGTGCCAGGCTCTGTGTGTGCGGCTGCCAGAAGCCAGTGGCCCCTCTTTTGTCTCCAGCCACTACATCCAAGAGAGCCCTGGTG GCGTCTCTTTGGAGGGTTCAGAGCTCACGTTCCAGGACCTGATCCAGCTCATCTGTGCATACTGCCATACCAG GGACattcttctcctcccactccgGCTCCCCAGAGCCATTCATCAGGCAGCCACCCACAAGGAGCTGGAGGCCATCTCCCATCTAGGCATGG AGTTCTGGAGTTCCTCCCTCAACACCAAGGTTCAGCAGAGGTCTTCCGAAACCCCACCGATACCCAGGCTGAAGGCTCGCTCCCCTCAAGAGCTGGATCAGGGCACCGGTGCAGCCCTCTGCTTCTTCAACCCTCTCTTCCCAGGAGATCTGGGCCCCACCAAACGTGAGAAATTCAAGAGAAGTTTCAAAGTGCGTGTGTCCACAGAGACCTCCAGCCCTCTGTCCCCACCTGCTGTGCCGCCTCCCCCAGTCCCGGTGCTGCCAGGGACGACTTCCAGCCAAACAGAAAGACTGCCTTCTCGACAGCTGCTGCAGAGGGAGAGCTCGGTGGGGTATCGCGTGCCAGGGAGTGCTTCCGGCCCTAGCCTTCCTCCCCTACCTTCGCTCCAGGAGGTGGACTGCTGCTCCCCCAGCAGCTCAGAGGAGGAGGGTTCTCCAGGGAGCCCTACAACCTCCCCACGCCTGGGCCGCCCAAGGCAGCGGCGGCCTCTGCTTCGGTCCATGAGTTCTGCTTTCTGCTCTCTGCTGGCACCAGAGAGGCAGGTGGGCCGGGCGGCCACAATGTTAACGCAAAACCGATACACAGCTGTGGGCCAGCTAGTGCAGGACCTACTGACTCAGGTTCGGGCTGGTCCTGAGCCTCGGGAATTGCAGGGCATCCGCCAGGCCCTAAGCCGGGCCCGGGCCATGCTGAGTGCAGAACTGGGTCCTGAGAAGCTGCTACCACCGGAGAGGCTGG AACTGGTCCTGGAGAAGTCCCTGCATCGCTCTGTTCTCAAGCCTCTTCGACCCATCCTTGCTGCCCGGCTGCGGCGCCGGCTTTCCACAGATGGTTCCCTTGGCCGCCTAGCTGAGGGCTTCCAGCTGGCCCGAACCCAGGGGCTTGGAGCCTTCGGGTCCCACCTACACTTCTCCTCCCCAGTGGAGACAGAACAGGTGCGCCAGAAACTGCTTCAGCTGCTCCGCACCTATTCACCCAGTGCCCAGATCAAGCGGCTCCTGCAGGCCTGCAAGTTGCTCTACACAGCCCTGAAAACCCAGGCGG GGGAGGATGCAGGCGCTGAtgagttcctgcctctgctgagccTTGTCTTGGCCCAGTGCGACCTTCCTGACCTCCTGGTAGAAGCTGAGTACATGTCGGAGCTCCTGGAGCCTACCCTGCTCACCGGAGAGG GTGGCTACTACCTGACCAGTCTCTCGGCCAGCCTGGCCTTGCTCAGTGGCCTAAGCCAGGCCCGCGCTCTCCCACTCAGCCCGGCACAGGAGCTCCAGCGCTCTTTGGCCCTCTGGGAACAGCGCCGCCTTCCGGCCACCCACAGCTTCCAG CACCTCCTCCGAGTAGCCTACCAGGACCCCAGTACAGGTTGTACCTCCAAGACCCTGGCTGTGCCCCCGGGGTCTTCGATTGCCACCCTGAGCCAACTCTGTGCCACCAAGTTCCGAGTGACTCACCCTGATGCATTCGGCCTCTTCCTCTACAAGGACCAGGGCTACCATCGCCTGCCTCCTGAAGCCTTGGCCCATAGGCTTCCTGCAACTGGCTACCTCGTCTACCGCCGGGCAGAGAGGCCTGAGACCCAGGGGGCTacaacagagaaggcaaaggcaaCCAGCAGGAGGCCGGAGGCAGGAGcatgggaagaggagaaagggggccTGAACAGTGAGGGGGAGTCTGAGACAACTGTTGACCAAGGAGGCGAGGACCAGGTCCAAGGAGGCCATGGGCAACCAGAGGAGCCAAAGGCAGAGGGAAGCCAGGCTGCAGAAGAGTAG